One Campylobacter lari genomic window carries:
- the rplL gene encoding 50S ribosomal protein L7/L12 yields the protein MAITKEDVLEFISNLSVLELSELVKEFEEKFGVSAAPVMVAGAAVAGAAGGAAEEKTEFDIVLQDGGDKKINVIKVVRALTGLGLKEAKDAVEQTPSVLKEGVSKAEAEEAKKQLEEAGAKVELK from the coding sequence ATGGCAATTACTAAAGAAGATGTATTAGAATTTATTTCTAACCTAAGTGTTCTTGAGCTTTCAGAATTAGTAAAAGAATTTGAAGAAAAATTTGGTGTTTCTGCTGCTCCAGTTATGGTTGCGGGTGCTGCTGTTGCGGGTGCTGCTGGCGGTGCTGCTGAAGAAAAAACTGAATTTGATATTGTATTACAAGATGGTGGCGATAAAAAAATTAATGTAATTAAAGTTGTTCGTGCTTTAACTGGTCTTGGATTAAAAGAAGCAAAAGATGCAGTTGAGCAAACTCCATCAGTTCTTAAAGAAGGTGTTAGTAAAGCTGAAGCTGAAGAAGCTAAAAAACAACTTGAAGAAGCTGGCGCTAAGGTTGAACTTAAATAA
- the rplJ gene encoding 50S ribosomal protein L10 → MTKSQKVELVSKLEEGFKVSEAVVVCNYKGLNTKKLEELRNNAREMDVKVQIIKNTLASIALKNAGKDGMELKDTNIYLWGEDQLNVSKVADKFSEANQAFEIKTAFIEGEVASVDKVKALAKMPSRNELLAMLLQVWNAPITNFTIGLNALKEKKEAE, encoded by the coding sequence ATGACTAAAAGCCAAAAAGTTGAACTTGTTTCTAAACTTGAAGAAGGTTTTAAAGTTAGTGAGGCTGTTGTAGTTTGTAACTATAAGGGTTTAAATACTAAAAAACTTGAAGAGTTAAGAAATAATGCGAGAGAAATGGATGTTAAAGTTCAAATTATTAAAAATACTTTAGCAAGTATTGCTCTTAAAAATGCCGGCAAAGATGGAATGGAACTTAAAGATACTAATATTTATCTTTGGGGTGAAGACCAATTAAATGTTTCAAAAGTTGCTGATAAATTTAGCGAAGCTAATCAAGCATTTGAGATCAAAACTGCATTTATCGAAGGCGAAGTTGCTTCTGTAGATAAAGTTAAAGCTTTAGCTAAAATGCCTTCTCGTAATGAATTACTTGCTATGCTTTTGCAAGTTTGGAATGCACCAATCACCAATTTTACAATTGGATTAAATGCATTAAAAGAAAAAAAAGAAGCTGAATAA
- the rplA gene encoding 50S ribosomal protein L1, producing the protein MSKNTKRFTELLKKIDSNKNYLMDEAISTVKTLASAKFDETVEIALKLNVDPRHADQMVRGSVVLPCGTGKKVRVAVIAKDAKADEAKNAGADIVGSDDLVEEIQKGNMNFDVLIATPNLMGLVGKVGRILGPKGLMPNPKTGTVTMDVAQAVNNAKNGQVNFRVDKQGNIHAGLGKVSFTQEQLKENMTAFVKAINKHKPAAAKGRYIKNASLSLTMSPSLSLDTQELLDTK; encoded by the coding sequence ATGTCAAAAAATACTAAAAGATTTACAGAATTATTAAAAAAAATAGATTCAAATAAAAATTACTTAATGGATGAGGCAATAAGCACAGTTAAAACTCTTGCATCTGCTAAATTTGATGAAACAGTTGAAATTGCTTTAAAATTAAATGTTGATCCAAGACATGCAGATCAGATGGTAAGAGGTAGTGTAGTTTTACCTTGTGGTACAGGTAAAAAAGTGCGTGTTGCTGTTATAGCAAAAGATGCAAAAGCTGATGAGGCAAAAAATGCAGGTGCTGATATAGTTGGTAGTGATGATTTAGTAGAAGAAATTCAAAAAGGAAATATGAATTTTGATGTTTTAATTGCTACTCCAAATTTGATGGGTTTAGTTGGTAAAGTAGGTCGTATTTTAGGACCTAAAGGTTTAATGCCAAATCCTAAGACAGGTACTGTGACAATGGATGTTGCACAAGCTGTGAATAATGCTAAAAATGGTCAAGTTAACTTCCGTGTTGATAAGCAAGGAAATATCCATGCAGGTTTAGGTAAAGTTAGCTTTACTCAAGAACAATTAAAAGAAAATATGACAGCATTTGTAAAAGCTATTAATAAACACAAGCCAGCTGCTGCAAAAGGAAGATATATTAAAAATGCTAGTCTTTCTTTAACTATGAGTCCTTCTCTTTCTCTTGATACTCAAGAATTACTTGATACAAAATAA
- the rplK gene encoding 50S ribosomal protein L11 yields the protein MAKKVVGEIKLQIAATKANPSPPVGPALGQQGVNIMEFCKAFNERTKDMAGFNIPVVITVYADKSFTFITKQPPATDLIKKAAGISKGADNPLKNKVGKLTKAQVLEIVDKKIADMNTKDREQAAKIIMGSARSMGVEIVD from the coding sequence ATGGCTAAAAAAGTCGTAGGAGAAATAAAATTACAAATAGCTGCTACTAAGGCTAATCCATCACCTCCAGTTGGTCCTGCTTTGGGTCAACAAGGTGTTAATATTATGGAATTTTGTAAGGCATTTAATGAAAGAACAAAAGATATGGCTGGCTTTAATATTCCAGTTGTTATTACTGTTTATGCAGATAAAAGCTTTACATTTATCACAAAACAACCACCAGCTACTGATTTAATCAAAAAAGCTGCAGGTATTTCTAAAGGTGCAGATAATCCTTTAAAAAATAAAGTAGGTAAATTAACCAAAGCACAAGTTTTAGAAATTGTTGATAAAAAAATAGCTGATATGAACACAAAAGATAGAGAGCAAGCTGCTAAGATTATTATGGGTTCTGCTCGTTCTATGGGTGTTGAAATCGTAGATTAA
- the nusG gene encoding transcription termination/antitermination protein NusG: MMNHKWYAIQTYAGSEMAVKRAIENLVRDHGIQEQLLEVIVPTEDVIEFKNGKEKISERSLYSGYVFANIDLSTELWHKIQSLPKVGRFIGESKKPTPLSEKDINLILEKVKNKAAPKPKISFDKEESVRITEGPFANFVGIVEEYDMVRGVLKLNVSIFGRSTPVEILYSQVEKIV; this comes from the coding sequence ATAATGAATCATAAATGGTATGCAATTCAAACTTATGCAGGTAGTGAAATGGCTGTAAAAAGAGCCATAGAAAATTTAGTTAGAGATCATGGAATTCAAGAGCAATTGCTAGAGGTAATTGTTCCAACTGAAGATGTGATTGAATTTAAAAATGGTAAAGAAAAAATAAGCGAAAGAAGTTTGTATTCAGGCTATGTATTTGCCAATATTGACTTATCAACAGAACTTTGGCATAAAATTCAATCTTTGCCAAAAGTTGGTCGTTTTATAGGGGAAAGTAAAAAACCAACCCCATTGAGTGAAAAAGATATCAATCTTATTTTAGAAAAGGTGAAAAATAAAGCAGCACCTAAACCTAAAATTTCATTTGATAAAGAAGAAAGTGTAAGAATAACCGAAGGTCCTTTTGCAAACTTTGTTGGTATTGTAGAAGAATATGATATGGTTAGAGGAGTTTTAAAGCTAAATGTTTCAATATTTGGCAGATCAACTCCGGTAGAGATCTTATACTCTCAAGTTGAAAAAATAGTTTGA
- the secE gene encoding preprotein translocase subunit SecE, which yields MEKLITYFKLSKAELSKVIWPLKEQVRNAYITVFVVVTVVSLFLALVDLIMSFSLSKIIG from the coding sequence ATGGAAAAACTAATAACTTATTTTAAATTGTCAAAAGCTGAATTATCAAAAGTTATTTGGCCTTTGAAAGAGCAAGTTAGAAATGCTTATATTACCGTTTTTGTAGTTGTCACTGTTGTTTCATTATTTTTAGCATTGGTTGACTTAATTATGTCATTTTCATTATCTAAGATTATAGGATAA
- the rpmG gene encoding 50S ribosomal protein L33 produces the protein MRIKVGLKCEECGDINYSTFKNSKNTTEKLELKKYCPRLKKHTVHKEVKLKS, from the coding sequence ATGAGAATTAAAGTTGGCTTGAAATGTGAAGAGTGCGGTGATATTAATTACAGTACTTTTAAAAATAGTAAAAATACAACTGAAAAATTAGAATTAAAAAAATATTGCCCAAGATTAAAAAAACATACAGTTCATAAAGAAGTTAAATTAAAAAGTTAA